One part of the Podarcis muralis chromosome 3, rPodMur119.hap1.1, whole genome shotgun sequence genome encodes these proteins:
- the GTF3C2 gene encoding general transcription factor 3C polypeptide 2 isoform X3, whose amino-acid sequence MEPCPTPSCAMGIAREAADRADGCASRILCMEPCRRDPCWGGQNYPAPEALASAGAACLSEASTAAAAIGPPTESCPQEEWPKPQSPPCKKSGLETKGKLLSTQLKGQAEETGAREALADGLCASPEAALVPAKEQPAALPSAQKRPRGRRPRKKRGAAGRGPARQEPQGPPEAPGPSENGPPLPVKVPKKRGRKSKAELLLRKLSQGLECQAPEPLCQQKLLAGDGGLDCLETTPGGRPKRRAAKVALLYLQELAEELTSVYQPPACREPVEDAPRPQEPIRKRRGRKPQSQKRESEEDADFNPSEEGLLQEEEEEEEEEEDSDLRLSEVSDSDLEPGLRGAARPKSHCRGFASNGLHNSIMAPIWKALSITHRVREQLYSHWEFPEWVPSARKWVFLSESEAEEYLPRETKSPLFCIKREGLHEESSVLYRINRFNALQPHEERLDVTFFVGGPVWAMEWCPTPEGSPASQYAAIYCNPGMDDRHSLAGTHAGPALLQLWELGPLQQEAGSATKPGLAYGIATDHGCIWDMKFCPSGAWEPPATRHKSPSQMSRLGLLAVAFSDGKVLLYSLPHAEDLRGSRRAQVTGGSSPRHTICKVQCVASLQVGAIQAGSPSQCGQCLSLAWMPAKPHQRLAAGFYDGTVALWNLASRSLLQRVRQPDGSLKLYPFHCFLAHDHAVRNIQWCKANSNFMVTAGNDRKIKYWDLRRLYEPLQSIKRFLSTEIAWLLPYSGITVAQDNCYASYGLCGIHYLDAGYLGFRAYFVAPRKGTVWSISGSDWLNTVAAGDVTGELVAAMMPDLSVNPHNVKRPSERRFPVYKASLLPCGLHNQEASTGAPGGRLMALVEGRTYQESVAQNYILFRDTDLRSFKNIFRRKGRKKPLPAEEEKEGDGLGRLQLEAVHKVRFSPNLACHTWLLSGGQSGLVRLHCLQALASPPSRKLLRECQAQFSAMFDTEEQAGSPAAEPPGAHPAVS is encoded by the exons ATGGAACCTTGCCCCACGCCAAGCTGTGCCATGGGGATAGCCAGGGAAGCCGCAGACCGAGCAGATGGATGTGCCAGCCGTATCCTTTGCATGGAGCCTTGCCGTAGAGACCCTTGCTGGGGCGGGCAGAACTATCCTGCCCCAGAAGCACTGGCCTCGGCGGGAGCAGCGTGTCTGAGCGAggcaagcacagcagcagcagcaataggcCCCCCTACGGAAAGCTGCCCGCAGGAAGAATGGCCCAAGCCCCAGAGCCCCCCCTGCAAGAAGAGCGGCCTAGAGACCAAAGGCAAGCTGCTTTCTACACAGCTGAAGGGGCAAGCAGAGGAGACAGGCGCTCGGGAAGCCCTTG CAGATGGACTCTGCGCTTCCCCAGAGGCAGCCTTGGTTCCTGCCAAAGAGCAGCCGGCAGCTCTCCCGTCCGCCCAGAAGCGCCCGCGTGGTCGCAGGCCCCGCAAGAAGAGAGGCGCCGCCGGCAGAGGCCCTGCCCGCCAGGAGCCCCAGGGACCCCCCGAGGCCCCCGGGCCTTCGGAGAACGGCCCGCCCCTGCCTGTGAAAGTGCCGAAGAAGCGGGGGCGCAAGTCCAAGGCGGAGCTGCTCCTGAGGAAGCTGTCGCAGGGACTGGAGTGTCAGGCGCCCGAACCCCTCTGCCAACAGAAGCTGCTGGCCGGTGATGGAGGGCTGGACTGTCTGGAGACGACGCCCGGGGGGCGCCCAAAGCGGAGGGCGGCAAAAGT AGCCCTTCTGTACCTGCAGGAGCTGGCCGAAGAGTTGACCTCTGTGTACCAGCCGCCCGCTTGCAGAGAGCCCGTGGAGGACGCCCCGCGGCCACAGGAGCCCATCCGGAAGCGGCGAGGCCGGAAGCCCCAGAGCCAGAAGCGGGAGAGCGAGGAGGATGCGGATTTCAACCCCTCGGAGGAAGGGctcttgcaggaggaggaggaagaggaggaggaggaagaggacagcGACCTGCGGCTCAGCGAGGTCTCCGACTCCGACCTGGAGCCTGGCCTGCGTGGAGCAGCG agGCCCAAGAGCCACTGCCGAGGGTTTGCGTCCAATGGCTTACACAATTCCATCATGGCCCCCATCTGGAAGGCGCTCTCCATCACCCACCGTGT GCGTGAGCAGCTCTACTCCCACTGGGAGTTTCCAGAGTGGGTGCCCTCTGCCCGGAAGTGGGTCTTCCTCTCGGAGAG CGAAGCTGAGGAATACCTCCCCAGAGAGACCAAGTCCCCGCTCTTCTGCATCAAGCGCGAAGGCCTCCACGAAGAAAGCAGCGTCCTCTACCGGATCAACAG GTTCAACGCCTTGCAGCCCCACGAGGAGCGCCTGGACGTCACCTTCTTCGTGGGGGGTCCCGTCTGGGCCATGGAGTGGTGCCCCACCCCAGAAGGATCCCCGGCCTCCCAGTACGCAGCCATCTACTGCAATCCCGGCATGGACGACCGGCACAGCTTGGCGGGGACCCACGCGGGGCCAGCGCTGCTCCAGCTCTGGGAGCTGGGGCCCCTCCAGCAGGAGGCAGG gTCAGCCACCAAGCCGGGACTGGCCTACGGCATTGCCACCGACCACGGCTGCATCTGGGATATGAAGTTCTGCCCCAGCGGCGCCTGGGAGCCCCCTGCCACCCGCCACAAG TCGCCCTCCCAGATGAGCCGCCTGGGGCTGCTGGCCGTGGCCTTCTCTGACGGCAAGGTGCTGCTGTACAGCCTGCCTCACGCAGAGGACCTGCGTGGCTCCCGGAGAGCCCAGGTAACAG GTGGGTCCTCCCCCCGGCACACCATCTGCAAG GTCCAGTGTGTGGCCTCCCTGCAGGTGGGGGCCATCCAGGCCGGGAGCCCCTCCCAATGCGGACAGTGCCTCAGCTTGGCTTGGATGCCGGCGAAGCCTCACCAACGCCTGGCAGCTGGATTCTATGATG gcACAGTGGCCCTCTGGAACCTGGCCAGCCGCTCCCTGCTGCAGCGAGTGCGCCAGCCGGACGGCTCCCTCAAGCTCTACcccttccactgcttcctggccCACGACCACGCCGTGCGCAACATCCAGTGGTGCAAAGCCAACAG CAACTTCATGGTGACGGCCGGGAATGACCGCAAGATCAAGTACTGGGACCTGCGGCGGCTGTACGAGCCGCTCCAGAGCATCAAGCGCTTTCTGAGCACGGAGATCGCCTGGCTGCTGCCCTACAGCGGCATCACGGTGGCCCAGGACAACTGCTATGCCTC GTACGGCCTGTGTGGGATCCACTACCTGGACGCCGGCTACCTGGGCTTCCGGGCCTACTTTGTGGCCCCTCGGAAGGGCACCGTGTGG agCATCTCTGGATCTGACTGGCTCAACACGGTGGCTGCCGGAGACGTCACGGGGGAGCTGGTGGCGGCCATGATGCCCGACCTGTCTGTCAACCCGCACAACGTCAAGCGCCCGTCGGAGCGCCGATTT CCCGTCTACAAGGCCAGCCTGCTCCCCTGCGGCCTCCACAACCAGGAGGCGTCGACCGGAGCCCCCGGCGGAAGGCTCATGGCCCTGGTGGAGGGCAGGACGTACCAGGAGTCCGTGGCCCAGAACTACATCCTCTTCCGAGACACGGACCTG aggagcttcaagaacatcttcaGGCGGAAAGGGAGGAAGAAGCCCCTCCCggcggaagaggagaaggagggggacgGACTGGGGCGCCTGCAGCTGGAGGCCGTGCACaag GTGCGCTTCAGCCCCAACCTGGCCTGCCACACCTGGCTGCTGTCGGGGGGCCAGTCCGGCCTGGTGCGTCTGCACTGCCTCCAGGCCCTGGCCTCCCCCCCCAGCCGCAAGCTCCTCCGCGAGTGCCAGGCCCAGTTCAGCGCCATGTTCGACACGGAGGAGCAGGCGGGCAGCCCTGCAGCAGAGCCCCCGGGGGCACACCCCGCTGTCAGCTGA